The Leptospira bourretii region GGTAAGGCCATCGAACAGTTCTTATACGATGTTGTTTGGGGAGAGTTGGATTATCTTTTTATCGACTTACCTCCAGGAACAGGAGATGTCCAACTTTCTCTTGCCCAACTCATTGATTTGGACGGGGCAGTGATTGTGACAACTCCGCAAGAAGTAGCGGTTCTTGATGCAGGGCGGGCTGCGGCCATGTTCAAACAAGTAAAAGTACCAATCCTTGGAATTGTGGAAAACATGTCTGGATTTGCTTGTCCGAAATGTGGTCATGTAACGGATGTTTTTTCGAAAGGAGGAGGGGAAAAACTCTCCAAACAAGTCGGTGTACCAGAGCTTGGCTCAGTTCCATTGACACTAGACGTCATGAGTTCTGGTGAGTCAGGAAAACCGGCACTCCTAGAAGCAGGGGATTCTCCTTTAAAAGAAGCATATTTCCGCATTGCAAAAAATTTGGAAAACCAAATCGCCGAGTGGGAAGATTAAAAATCACTTGTTTCTTCAGAGCTTTTTCTTAGTCTAAAAGATACACTATGAATTTTGAACGCGGTTCCAAACCAAACCCTACCGGTAACTTGATCGCATACTGCCATGTATTCGGTGAAAATCCGATTGCACCCGGTGGTAAAATCATAGCATCGAATGTGGTCGTAAGTTTTTTAAAGATTGGCGACAACTACCCTGTGGTCACCTTTCCTCCTGTGGGTTTACCTTCTAAAGAGGAACTCATGAAAATTCTTTCGGACAATATCCATCTTTATGATGTCGTACAACTCCCAGACTTTCAGATGCCTGAAAACAAAGAGTTGGCCAATCAGTACATCCAAGAGAGGATGGAACAGTTCAATTCAATGGTCATGCGTTATGTGGAATTTTGTAAGGCCAAAGAAAAGAAAACGCAAACCACAAGCCTCACAGAACATTTAGACCAAGTCAGTGAACCCTTAGAAACTTTAGCAAGTCTCTCTTTAGAATTTCGAAACACTTCTGGAATTGCTAGGGAAGCTACTAGGCTTAAGATGGAACGTATCGTTGATTACTTCCATAACAACCATCCCACTCTTGATATAGATAACTTTAAAAAAGCATTGTCTGTTCCAGGAAAGATGGGAGATGAACTAGTGGGATTATACATACAAAAGTTTAACGCCATTCAAATTGAAAATTATGAAACTGCTTCTGATTTGCGAAAACGCATTTTAGAAATAGAATCTACATCTCCTTAACTCTTTAGGAAAAAAATTTCTTGACCAATTTTCTCTAAGGCCTATCCTAAATGCCCTTAACCTTTCCCGTTTCTGTTGAAAAAAATTTATCACTACAGAGACGGATGGAAGTACTAGGAATTTCTGAAAAAGATCTAAACGAACGATTCATTCAGTCCGGTGGTAAGGGTGGACAAAACGTAAATAAAGTTGCCACGGCAGTGCATTTGGTTCATATACCTTCGGGTAAACAAATCAAATGTTCCGTCTATAGAACCCAAGGTCTCAATCGTTATAAAGCGAGAGATTTGTTATGTTTGGAATTAGAAAGAGAATTGGATCCAACAAAGTCTGAATCCTCTATTCAAAAACTTCGTAAGAAAAAACAAAACAAATATCGTAAGGCTATCAAAAAGAAATTGGAGAAAGAAAAACTGGAATGGAACGATCCTATGTAAAACGAATCTTCATTTCCCTATTTCCCTTTTTTTGTTCTGTATCTTGTTTTGATTCATTTCTCCCTTATCAATCTCTAAAATGGTCCCATGAATGGGAATTTCGATTTCTCACAGAAGAGGAGTTAGTTGGTTTTCGTCCGGCCATAGAAGATCTTTCTCTCGAATACCAACACTATTCTATTCCTTACATCAGTTTGGAAAAACCAATGCCCAAATATCTTTCTGCCCGGATCCGTTTCCGGGATCGTTTTGGGTATGAAGAACCAGCACTGTTATTGCGTGGACTTGTTACTTTTTTTGATTCCTATTGTGGAGAGACGAAGTTACAAACCCAGTTTTTTCGTGTCCCATCCCAAGATCCATCGACCACCCAACCTTTGATTGTTTACAATCGGAGTTTTATTCCTATTGTACCTTTGCCCAAAGAATGTTTGGGAAATTATATTTATATTGTCTTTTTTTCAGATGGAATTTTGCCGATTGGTTTCTCCGAACCTCCTTTGTTTGGTGATCCCACTGACCACTACAAAGCAATTGCCAATCGGACTCAGTCATTTGCTTCACTTGGATTTTTCTTTTTGATTTTGGGCCTTTTTTCTTTTTATCTTTATGAAAGGAGAAAGAAAAAACAATTATTGGCTTTCACTTGGTTTTCGTCCATTTCAGGAATTCATTTTTTATCCCAGTCTGGATTTTTTGGACTTTTTTATTACGATTCCATTCATCCTAGTTTTATCATTTTTATCCTTACTTTGTTTTTAATTCCCATCAGTTGTTTGTATTTTTTTGAAAAGTTGGTTGGATCGGGTCGTTGGAATGTCATTCGGATGATGTGGCAGTTTCATGTTTTGTTTTCTATTGTGATTCTAACCTTAGCATTTACTGATACGATTTCTATGTCCGTTGGGATATTAACATTTGTTTGGTTGTGTTTGCCAACCCTGGTCATCCAGATCATTGTGGCTTGGGGGCAAGTTGTTTTACGAAAACCAAAAGCCAGTTTACTTGTCATTGGTGCATCGGCGTTATTTGTCCTGAATGCACACGATATTTTATCCTCGCTTGGAATTTTAGATTCAGTTCCAAGAGCATCTCACTGGGGATTTTTTATTTTTGTGGTTTGTCTTACACTTTATGGAGAAAATTTGTTTCGGAATTCGGAAATAAAGTATGGAACTCTACAAAGAGAAATTGTCACAGCGGCAAGAATCCAAAGTGCCATCCTTCCTCCTTCCGCTCCTCATTGGGACCAAATGGATATTTCTGTCCACTACCAACCATCTCATGAAGTCGGTGGGGACTTTTACGACTTTCAAGCATTAGGTGGTAGAAAATTTGGAATTCTGATTGCTGATGTAGTGGGGCATGGACTCGGTGCTTCCATCATTGCTTCTCTTTCCAAATTTGCTTTTTTTAAAGCATACAAACATTGGTCGAACCCTTCGTTTTTACTATCAGCAATGAACGAGGATTTGGTGAAAAAATCTTTTGGTCGATTCACAACTGCCACTTACTTTTATATCGATTTGGAATCGAGGAAGTTTATGGTTTCGAGTGCCGGCCATCCTTCTTTTTTTCATTGGAAATCCGAATCAAATGAACTTGTCGAAATCAAACCCAAAGGAAAACCACTCGGAATTATGCCTGGACTTACCTATGGGGAAGAGGAATATCCATTTAAGGTTGGTGATCAGTTTTTATTTTATACAGACGGGTTAACGGAAGAAGAAAATGCCGACCGGTTAGAGTACGGAGAAAAACGTCTTGCCAAATCCTTTTTGGAAACGATCGCCAAACAATCGATAAATCCCATGACTAGTTTACTAGAAAACTTTCATTACTTTACAGGCCTTTCTGGGGCACCGCATGATGATATCACAATCATTCATTTGCATGTAAAAGCATAAAAAAAGCCTTGGATTTGACTCCAAGGCTTTGGTCTTTCGGTCCGCCGACTTCGATAAGAGATCAACAGAACCTGGAAAGAGAATGTGCGAATGATTTACATCATGCCGCCCATTCCTCCCATACCACCCATTCCTCCCATACCACCCATGCCAGCACCTGCATCTTTCGGTTCTGGTTTGTCAGTAATGGTGACTTCAGTGGTGAGGATCATTGCTCCAATGGAAGCTGCGTTTTGAAGTGCAGAACGAACCACTTTTGCAGGGTCAACGACACCAGCTTTGATTAGGTCTTCCCAAACCATAGTGAGTGCGTTGAATCCTTCGTTACCTTTACGGGCACGAGCTTGTTCCACAATCACAGATCCTTCTAGACCAGCATTGGAAGTGATCATACGAATAGGCTCTTCTAACGCACGTAAGATGATGTTGGCACCTGTTTGTTCGTCACCAACAAGTTTAAGAGCTTTTACTGCATCTTGTGCACGAAGTAGTGTGAGTCCACCACCAGGAACAATTCCTTCTTCCACAGCAGCACGAGTTGCAGAAAGAGCATCTTCTACACGAGCTTTTTTCTCTTTCATTTCGACTTCAGTCGCTGCACCAACGTGGATCACAGCCACACCACCAGCAAGTTTTGCAAGGCGTTCTTGGAGTTTTTCACGATCGTAATCAGATGTAGTATCTTCGATTTGTTTTTTGATTTGGTTGACTCGGCCTTGGATGTCTTTAGAAGCACCAGCACCTTCGATGATGGTTGTGTTTTCTTTGTCCACTACCACTTTTTTCGCGCGACCAAGCATCTTCACATCAGCGTTTTCTAGTTTCATTCCGAGGTCTTCAGAAATCACTTGTCCACCAGTGAGGATGGCAATGTCTTCAAGCATTGCTTTTCTTCTGTCACCAAAACCAG contains the following coding sequences:
- a CDS encoding peptide chain release factor family protein, with product MEVLGISEKDLNERFIQSGGKGGQNVNKVATAVHLVHIPSGKQIKCSVYRTQGLNRYKARDLLCLELERELDPTKSESSIQKLRKKKQNKYRKAIKKKLEKEKLEWNDPM
- a CDS encoding PP2C family protein-serine/threonine phosphatase, producing the protein MERSYVKRIFISLFPFFCSVSCFDSFLPYQSLKWSHEWEFRFLTEEELVGFRPAIEDLSLEYQHYSIPYISLEKPMPKYLSARIRFRDRFGYEEPALLLRGLVTFFDSYCGETKLQTQFFRVPSQDPSTTQPLIVYNRSFIPIVPLPKECLGNYIYIVFFSDGILPIGFSEPPLFGDPTDHYKAIANRTQSFASLGFFFLILGLFSFYLYERRKKKQLLAFTWFSSISGIHFLSQSGFFGLFYYDSIHPSFIIFILTLFLIPISCLYFFEKLVGSGRWNVIRMMWQFHVLFSIVILTLAFTDTISMSVGILTFVWLCLPTLVIQIIVAWGQVVLRKPKASLLVIGASALFVLNAHDILSSLGILDSVPRASHWGFFIFVVCLTLYGENLFRNSEIKYGTLQREIVTAARIQSAILPPSAPHWDQMDISVHYQPSHEVGGDFYDFQALGGRKFGILIADVVGHGLGASIIASLSKFAFFKAYKHWSNPSFLLSAMNEDLVKKSFGRFTTATYFYIDLESRKFMVSSAGHPSFFHWKSESNELVEIKPKGKPLGIMPGLTYGEEEYPFKVGDQFLFYTDGLTEEENADRLEYGEKRLAKSFLETIAKQSINPMTSLLENFHYFTGLSGAPHDDITIIHLHVKA